The genomic window ACATTGCTACTATTGAAGCAGATAGCAATCTCCATAAGCATATTGAAACTACGGTGACCAATGGGGTTTTATCTATTTCGTCCGGTAAAAAGTTCTCCAAATACAGGAAGTTAGAAGTTCGTATATACTACCCAAATACCATAACTAATATTAGCTTATACGATGAAGTAAAGTTGAAAGCTGTCACTGCAATAACTTCTGTCAACTTTAAGCTAGATGCTCATGATGCCAGTGAGACATATTTAACGGTCAAAGCAGATACTTTAAAAACCTTTTTGAATCATAAAGCCAATGTAGAACTGCATGCTATGGCTACTACCATCTATTACCAGTTACAAGATGATACCACCTTAAAAGGTATTGTAATGTCTGATGATCTTGCTGTAGATATGTACCAGAAAACAACTGCAAAATTAGAAGGTGAATCAAAGCACATTCGCGTAAGGGCTAACCAGGAAGCTAACTTTTTAGGCAATAAACTAATAAGTGAAAAAGCCGTACTTATGATTAAGGATAAAGCAGATATGTATTTGCAGGCAACTTCTGAAGTAAAACTTGATGCCAGAGGTACTTCTAAGGTATATTTAATCGGAAATGCTCCGGTGGTAACTAT from Aquimarina sp. ERC-38 includes these protein-coding regions:
- a CDS encoding GIN domain-containing protein produces the protein MKTFTYLYISLCLCGQLFAQQSKIKGNKIVETKQHVLDAFHSLKLSNEFNVILDEGSEYIATIEADSNLHKHIETTVTNGVLSISSGKKFSKYRKLEVRIYYPNTITNISLYDEVKLKAVTAITSVNFKLDAHDASETYLTVKADTLKTFLNHKANVELHAMATTIYYQLQDDTTLKGIVMSDDLAVDMYQKTTAKLEGESKHIRVRANQEANFLGNKLISEKAVLMIKDKADMYLQATSEVKLDARGTSKVYLIGNAPVVTINVFEDTPTLFKKEIDYTPGLFSF